Proteins from a genomic interval of uncultured Flavobacterium sp.:
- the lepA gene encoding translation elongation factor 4: protein MKKIRNFCIIAHIDHGKSTLADRLLGATQTVTAREEKAQLLDNMDLERERGITIKSHAIQMEYTYKGEEYILNLIDTPGHVDFSYEVSRSIAACEGALLIVDAAQSIQAQTISNLYLALENDLEIIPVLNKVDLPSANPEEVSDDIIDLLGCKLEDIIHASGKTGFGVENILAAIIEKIPPPKGNPEEPLQALIFDSHYNPFRGIEVIFRVVNGEIRKGQKIKFMATGNEYFADEIGTLKLNQVPKNVISAGDVGYLISGIKEAKEVKVGDTLTDAKTPTTNMITGFEDVKPMVFAGIYPVDTEDYEDLRSSMEKLQLNDASLVFTPESSAALGFGFRCGFLGMLHMEIIQERLEREFDMTVITTVPNVSYLAYTKKEPEVPFVVNNPSDLPEPSRLDRVEEPYIKATIITKADFVGNVMSLCIEKRGQITNQTYLTTERVELNFDMPLAEIVFDFYDRLKTVSKGYASFDYSPIGMRTSKLVKLDVLLNAQTVDALSALIHEDNAYNIGKKMTEKLRELIPRQQFDIPIQAAIGAKIIARETIKALRKDVTAKCYGGDISRKRKLLEKQKKGKKRMRQVGNVEIPQEAFMAVLKLND from the coding sequence ATTAAGAGTCACGCCATTCAAATGGAATATACTTATAAAGGCGAAGAATATATTTTAAATTTAATTGACACTCCTGGTCACGTTGACTTTTCATACGAAGTTTCACGATCTATCGCTGCCTGCGAAGGTGCGCTTTTGATTGTTGATGCTGCACAAAGTATTCAGGCACAAACTATTTCTAACTTATATTTGGCTTTAGAGAATGATCTGGAAATTATTCCGGTTTTGAATAAAGTAGATTTACCAAGTGCTAATCCTGAAGAAGTTAGTGATGATATTATTGATTTATTAGGATGTAAACTTGAAGACATTATTCATGCTTCAGGAAAAACAGGTTTTGGTGTTGAAAATATTTTAGCTGCCATTATCGAAAAAATTCCACCTCCTAAAGGAAATCCTGAAGAACCATTACAGGCTTTGATTTTCGATTCACATTACAATCCGTTTCGTGGAATTGAAGTTATTTTCCGTGTTGTAAACGGAGAAATCAGAAAAGGGCAAAAAATTAAATTCATGGCCACTGGAAATGAATATTTTGCTGACGAAATTGGAACTTTAAAATTAAATCAGGTTCCTAAAAATGTTATTTCTGCAGGTGATGTTGGTTATTTAATTTCCGGAATTAAAGAAGCCAAAGAAGTAAAAGTTGGAGATACACTAACTGATGCTAAAACGCCAACAACTAATATGATTACTGGTTTTGAGGACGTAAAACCAATGGTATTTGCCGGAATTTATCCTGTTGATACTGAAGATTATGAAGATTTGCGTTCTTCTATGGAAAAACTGCAATTGAATGATGCTTCGTTAGTTTTTACTCCTGAAAGTTCTGCAGCTTTAGGTTTTGGTTTCCGTTGCGGATTCTTAGGAATGCTTCATATGGAAATTATCCAGGAACGTTTAGAGCGTGAGTTTGATATGACTGTAATTACTACAGTTCCTAACGTTTCGTATTTGGCTTACACCAAAAAAGAGCCAGAAGTTCCTTTCGTAGTAAACAATCCTTCTGACTTACCTGAACCTTCTCGTTTAGACAGAGTTGAAGAACCTTATATTAAAGCAACAATCATTACAAAAGCTGATTTCGTAGGAAACGTAATGAGTTTGTGTATCGAAAAACGTGGCCAAATTACTAATCAAACGTATTTGACAACTGAACGTGTCGAATTGAATTTTGATATGCCTTTGGCGGAAATTGTATTCGATTTTTACGATCGTCTTAAAACAGTTTCTAAAGGTTATGCTTCTTTTGATTACTCTCCGATAGGAATGAGAACTTCAAAATTAGTTAAACTTGATGTTCTTTTGAATGCTCAAACGGTTGATGCACTTTCTGCATTGATTCACGAAGACAACGCTTATAATATTGGTAAAAAAATGACCGAGAAATTGCGCGAATTGATCCCAAGACAACAATTTGATATTCCTATTCAAGCTGCAATTGGAGCTAAAATTATTGCTCGTGAAACGATCAAAGCACTTCGTAAAGACGTTACCGCAAAATGTTATGGTGGAGATATTTCGCGTAAGCGTAAATTGCTGGAAAAACAGAAGAAAGGTAAAAAACGTATGCGTCAGGTAGGAAACGTTGAGATTCCGCAAGAAGCGTTTATGGCTGTTTTGAAATTGAATGACTAG